One part of the Planctomycetota bacterium genome encodes these proteins:
- a CDS encoding LEA type 2 family protein, whose protein sequence is MALSLFGKPKVEEVQPHFESIDWDGVTVRFDLKVRNPYWFPLRLSLVKCAVDIEGREFVTADAPVNLSLPSRELGRVSAPVRLSYSSLWNTYHTLRSAQEVAYTLRGAVACSVLGHEFGVPVSKEGRFPVLRLPRIADVRFRVAEASLRKAVLAIEATVTNPNVFEVDLQGVGYTFKAGEVELGGLHASTAGTISPGGSGQVSLTAEVAVAGAALKLMRGGELGRPTLSPTGTIKTPYGTVKLDRAKQE, encoded by the coding sequence ATGGCCCTCAGCCTCTTCGGAAAGCCCAAGGTGGAGGAAGTGCAGCCGCACTTCGAGAGCATTGACTGGGATGGGGTGACCGTGCGCTTTGACCTCAAGGTACGCAACCCCTACTGGTTCCCCCTTCGGCTGTCGCTGGTGAAGTGCGCGGTGGACATCGAGGGGCGCGAGTTCGTGACGGCCGATGCGCCCGTCAACCTCTCGCTCCCCTCCCGCGAGCTGGGCCGCGTGAGCGCGCCGGTCCGGCTGTCCTACTCCAGCCTGTGGAACACATACCACACCCTGAGATCGGCCCAAGAGGTCGCCTACACGTTGCGAGGGGCCGTGGCGTGCTCGGTGCTGGGGCATGAGTTCGGGGTGCCGGTGTCGAAGGAAGGCAGGTTCCCCGTGCTCCGGCTGCCGCGCATCGCCGACGTGCGATTCCGAGTTGCCGAGGCCTCGCTGCGGAAGGCCGTGCTGGCCATCGAGGCCACTGTGACCAACCCCAACGTGTTCGAGGTGGACCTCCAGGGCGTCGGCTACACCTTCAAGGCGGGCGAGGTGGAACTGGGCGGCCTCCACGCCTCCACCGCCGGCACGATCAGCCCGGGCGGGAGCGGGCAGGTGAGCCTCACGGCCGAAGTGGCCGTGGCAGGCGCTGCTCTCAAGCTGATGCGGGGCGGCGAACTGGGCAGGCCCACCCTCTCGCCCACGGGAACGATCAAGACGCCCTATGGCACCGTGAAGCTGGACCGAGCGAAGCAGGAGTGA
- a CDS encoding LamG domain-containing protein — MAHYTFDKDATDSSGNEHHAAAKGARPIAEGKLGGAFAFNGTSDHVAVPAKATTGLTWFTLALWFRTTQVAASPRTRFWSNPTLIGASTGGWGSNDLALMLENGCLAYFHGLQAEGTDTTWWSSQRVADDKWHHVALVCEGQRVRLYLDGKLARGDVVRYSENGQEALGEQAQTAAGNALGPAALFIGANNEGGANYGFKGLIDDVRIWRRALSADEVAELSP; from the coding sequence GTGGCCCACTACACCTTCGACAAGGACGCCACGGACTCCAGCGGGAACGAGCACCACGCGGCGGCCAAGGGGGCCAGGCCCATCGCGGAGGGGAAGCTCGGCGGGGCATTCGCTTTCAACGGCACGAGCGACCACGTGGCCGTGCCGGCCAAGGCGACCACGGGCCTCACCTGGTTCACACTGGCGCTCTGGTTCCGCACCACGCAGGTGGCGGCCAGTCCCCGCACGCGCTTCTGGTCCAACCCCACGCTGATCGGAGCCTCCACGGGCGGCTGGGGGTCGAACGACCTCGCGCTGATGCTCGAGAACGGTTGCCTGGCCTATTTCCACGGCCTTCAGGCGGAGGGCACCGATACAACGTGGTGGTCATCGCAGCGCGTGGCCGACGACAAGTGGCACCACGTGGCGCTGGTGTGCGAGGGCCAGCGCGTGCGGCTCTACCTCGACGGCAAGCTGGCGCGGGGCGATGTCGTCCGCTACTCGGAGAACGGCCAGGAGGCGCTGGGGGAACAGGCGCAGACGGCGGCCGGCAACGCGCTGGGGCCTGCGGCCCTGTTCATCGGCGCCAACAACGAGGGGGGAGCCAACTACGGCTTCAAAGGGCTGATTGACGACGTACGCATCTGGAGGCGCGCCCTCTCGGCCGACGAGGTGGCGGAGCTCAGTCCTTGA
- a CDS encoding lysophospholipid acyltransferase family protein — protein MATTPPDEPQRDPGPLRRLARIAILYNVRTALRVVLQCVCGARVAGEERVPLRGGLVVAANHLSFADPVILQTYVPRFLTYLMTDKFYYAPVLHGLVAFWGVLVVKRQGLNKEALRAAGGILAAGGAVGIFPEGGISRDGLVHDAQPGLALLAQRARVPILPVGIAGTERLLAPDTFRLRRARLGLYLGELIRPAGQDRQELARQVTAALRLCAERARAL, from the coding sequence TTGGCAACCACACCACCCGATGAGCCGCAACGCGACCCCGGCCCCCTGCGGCGCCTCGCGCGCATCGCCATCCTCTATAACGTGCGCACCGCGCTGCGGGTCGTCCTTCAGTGCGTCTGCGGCGCGCGCGTGGCGGGCGAGGAGCGCGTGCCGCTGCGCGGCGGGCTCGTCGTGGCGGCCAACCACCTCAGCTTCGCCGATCCCGTCATCCTCCAGACCTACGTCCCCCGCTTTCTCACCTACCTGATGACCGACAAGTTCTACTACGCCCCAGTCCTCCACGGGCTCGTGGCATTCTGGGGCGTGCTCGTGGTCAAACGCCAGGGGCTGAACAAGGAGGCCCTCCGCGCCGCCGGCGGCATCCTTGCGGCGGGTGGGGCGGTCGGCATCTTCCCCGAGGGCGGCATCAGCCGCGACGGCCTGGTTCACGACGCTCAGCCCGGCCTCGCGCTGCTGGCGCAACGTGCCCGCGTGCCCATCCTCCCCGTCGGCATCGCGGGCACGGAGCGCCTGCTGGCGCCGGACACGTTCCGTCTGCGCCGCGCCCGCCTGGGGCTGTACCTCGGGGAGCTCATTCGCCCCGCAGGGCAAGACCGCCAGGAGCTGGCCCGGCAGGTCACGGCCGCGCTTCGCCTGTGCGCCGAGCGGGCACGCGCCCTGTGA
- a CDS encoding type II secretion system protein — MLAEHGVPSRAGHAKPPASRGRGFTLVELLVVISVIALLSAILLPVTARMRSNARRIRCVNSLDQLGKAINLYVDDHEQWYPCASCMPSTEPPNGLPRICDLLARYAGSEIFECLDDRPLDPAYGHGTYFEGEGSSYEWAELLNHRKAGRGLGHPFLKIEMIPILRDYEPFHGRSGTRVGINGLFFDNHVESL; from the coding sequence ATGTTGGCCGAGCATGGGGTGCCGTCCCGAGCCGGGCATGCCAAGCCACCCGCCTCCCGTGGCCGGGGCTTCACGCTCGTGGAACTTCTGGTCGTCATCTCCGTGATTGCGCTGCTCTCGGCCATCCTGCTGCCGGTGACGGCGAGGATGCGGAGCAATGCGCGCAGGATCCGTTGCGTGAACAGCCTCGATCAGCTTGGCAAGGCCATCAACCTCTACGTGGACGACCACGAGCAGTGGTACCCGTGCGCCAGTTGCATGCCGTCCACCGAGCCGCCCAACGGCCTTCCGCGCATCTGCGACCTGCTGGCCCGCTATGCCGGCAGCGAGATCTTCGAGTGTCTGGACGACCGGCCGCTGGACCCCGCCTACGGCCACGGCACGTACTTCGAGGGCGAGGGCTCCAGCTACGAGTGGGCCGAGCTCCTCAACCACCGGAAGGCGGGCCGCGGCCTCGGCCACCCCTTCCTCAAGATCGAGATGATCCCCATCCTGCGCGACTACGAGCCGTTCCACGGCAGGAGCGGTACGCGCGTGGGCATCAACGGGCTGTTCTTCGACAACCACGTCGAGAGCCTTTGA